TTAATGGGCAGTAGGTTATAAATTAATTCATAAAAAATTGGGTCTGGTTGCAGGTTAAACTTGATATTGTCCAAGATCATATTCGATAACTGTATGATTGTAAAATCTCTGAATGTCAAATTATTAATATCGCCATTGATGTTGGATAGTTTGTAAAAGTTTGGCAGATTATTTGtgtaataattaaggtTGAAAGTTTGCAGCATTTTGAAGAGAACAAGTTTTTTGGAGGTCAAAATCAACAGAAGATGATCGAGGAGTGGTAATAGGATCTGAGAaacattgttttcatttagCTCTACAATAGAACGCTCGTCACTCGTATCATTGGATGCACCATTGCTTGTGGTGGATGAATTTGGGCGCGTTGCGGATAAAGATGACGATAATGATGAACAATCGTAATATTTCAAGTAGTAAATggaaaatatgatgaatcTATTCGCAAACTTGTCTGCaaaataattttgaaaacactTATTACAATCTATTAGGTTTGTCATGAGAATAGTCATAGGTACCAACAAAGGATGGATATCTGGTAATTGAGCCTTTATTTGCGCTTTGGTGTAATTTGCAGCCGAGGATGAGCTGGGCGAGGAAGCATTTGAGGATGAAGGGTTGTCGTGGGCGGTAGTAGATACAGCTCTCCTTCTAGTAGTGTCGATGTGTTTGTTGTTTGTGAAGTTGAAAATGTTCGATTCTTGCTCTATGGCAAGATCAATGGGGTActtgaagattttgataaaactGGACAAAATTAGTTTTAAATCGTACTCTCGTTGCAGCTGAGTGAGGAAAATAGTTACGACGTTATCCTGTGCCTTGTACGACATGGAAAGATTCAAGACGTGCAAACAAGATTGGACAAACTGGAAATATAGTGTCTGCCAATTGTTTGCAGTGGCGTCggagttgaaaaaattagtCTTTAAACTATGGAAATCCTTATTATTGTTGAGCACGAACCGCGTGGTGCAATTCAGCAGCGAGGAAGTGAATTGAATGGTCTTTTCCCTGGGCATTTGCGTGCACCAGTAGACGAGAAACATGTTTATGTCCTGTCTACTGCCGCTCGTGTACAAGTCcgaagaaaacaaagctGTCAACAGGCGCAGAAGAAGTAATCTGTTGGCGAAAAGTTGCCACTGATGATGCACACTCAGTAGTGAGCGGTACTTGTTGGAGTTTGTCAAGATGCCGATTTCCCACAGTTGCTCTGGGTGAGCGGCCACGGAAGTAGTGAAGTTCTCCTGGAAGGCAAGTTTCAAGATCGCCAGCAGTAGTTTTTCTCCCAACGGGTTGTTTTGCAGGGGAAGAATCTCTATTTCATGTTGCGTAGCCCAAAAAAGGTCGTAATGGTCCTGCGTGCTGGACTTGATCCGGTCAAAATAAATGGGCATGAGGATGGAAAGGGTCTTTATGGCGTTGATAAGCCGCGAAGACTGAAGTCCCGTGCGAGTAACGGGCAACGAGTTCGCGGAGAAGATAATGTAAAGCGAAAGGAAAACGATCAAGTTGTTAAAGTTGGGCGGGTTCAAATTTGAGATTATGTgcagaatttttttaaaactAGAACTAATACGGAAGTCCTGCACGTCCATTGATATGAAGTCCAGGTAAAAATCGTTGAAAACGGCATCAACATTGACGTTGGCGTCAAGCGAGACGCCAAGCTTGTCACTGAACAGCGCTTCAACATCAGGCCCAGCGTCCAACTTGAAGATTGAGAGGTTCACGCCCAATGGGTCAGCGCTAGCTGAAGGGGAGGGTGAAGGGGAGGACGTAGGTGAACGCGAGGACGCATCCGCGTCCTCCGGTCGAACCAGAGCGATGCAATGGTTCAGCAGAATCGAACTGGATTTGGAGTCAGTATTTCCCATTGTGCATATCCTGAGGAAGGGtttgctttcttcttttattagCTTTTGTTGTCTGGTTTGTGTGCTTATCTGAAAGTGTGTGTCTGTGTGTTGTGTTGTACTCAATAAATagagctttttttttctttccacaGGTTTAccgaaagagaaaacagCGAGAATACATAAACCGGCGGCggaaaagcaaagaaatcAACCCCCCTGAAGCAAAAAGCAACTGCGTTAGTTTTGGTTATTTTGCTATATTCTATAAAATGGGCaaacaagagaaaatgacaatacaAAAGTAGCTATAGAAAATagggagaaaaaaaaaaggaacaaaGAAGGGAGAATCTGCACACTTTATCAGAGCCTTCTCTTCGACCCGTTAACCATTGTTTCGTGCTCAGTGGTGGACTCTGCGACATCCCACTTCTCGAGCGAGGACGCCTCCGTCGACATGGTTCTTTGGTTGATGAGCATCGGTGGCAGCGAGTTTGCTGTGGGCAAGGGCGACCGTGTAAATTGCGGAACTATAACACTTGAATAGTCCCTGATGACACCCGGCTGTAGCGACGCCTGCGACGTGCCCGGCGTCCTCGAGGCGTAACCCTGGTCGACCCGCTGTCTGATCCGCATACCCACGGTCATCAGCTGCTCCTTGTGGAAATCCTGCTGTTGTTGATCCTGTTGTTGATGTAGCTGTCTTTTTGGGACGAGGCTGCTAGCCCATTCCAGTTGTGCGTCCATCTCTTTTGCTTAGTCTTTGCACTGGTTGCTGATGTAACGcttgtttttttcgttctttTCTCTTACTGTTTCTCTtgctgtttctttttcttccttttcttctttttgtgcTTGCCTGTTGCCACCAGATAAATAAGTAAATAAATACCCCACTGGGCGGGAAGAGGGAAAAAGATAgacaaacaaacaaacgAGAGGAGAAAAAGCGGACGGTACGAGCCGCCCTAAAATGGGAGAgacacccacacaccacagTCAAGAATGCGCGCGGGCGCACGATGCACTCTGTTAACGGCAGGGGACGCCAGGACCTGCCGTTAGCGGGCGGCTAGCCGCCGACGCCGCAGTCGCCTGCCCTTGCCCTTAGCGGCTGACTGGCTGACCCAATTGCATATATAAATTGGAGCCACCAAAGCGTTGAGTCCACCTCTCTCTCGTGACGCCATATTGTTTGTAACGGTCACACTAGTACATAGAATATCACAACACCACAGCACCACAGCACTAATGTCCGAAGCCACTCTCTCCTCCAAGCAAACCATCGAATGGGAAAACAAATACTCCGCTCATAACTACCACCCCTTGCCCGTGGTTTTTCACAAGGCAAAGGGCGCACACGTGTGGGATCCGGAGGGTAAGCAGTACCTGGACTTCCTCAGCGCTTATTCCGCCGTCAACCAGGGCCATTGCCACCCTCACATCATCAAAGCTTTGACGGAACAAGCACAAACGCTCACATTGTCGTCCAGAGCGTTCCACAATGACGTTTACGCGCAGTTCGCCAAGTTCGTGACTGAATTCTTCGGCTTCGAAACCGTGCTACCCATGAACACCGGTGCAGAGGCCGTAGAAACTGCTCTGAAGTTGGCAAGAAGATGGGGTTacatgaagaaaaatatccCTCAAGACAAGGCCATCATCTTAGGTGCCGAGGGTAACTTCCACGGAAGAACTTTCGGTGCCATCAGTTTGAGTACCGACTACGAGGACTCCAAGCTGCATTTTGGGCCTTTCGTGCCCAACGTTGCCAGTGGCCATTCCGTGCACAAGATCAGATACGGCCATGCAGAGGACTTTGTTCCCATCTTGGAGTCCCCTGAGGGTAAGAACGTTGCCGCCATTATTTTGGAACCCATTCAAGGTGAAGCCGGTATTGTGGTCCCCCCTGCAGACTACTTCCCAAAGGTCTCCGCTTTATGCCGCAAGCACAACGTCCTGTTGATCATTGACGAGATTCAAACTGGTATTGG
The nucleotide sequence above comes from Saccharomyces mikatae IFO 1815 strain IFO1815 genome assembly, chromosome: 12. Encoded proteins:
- the DIF1 gene encoding Dif1p (similar to Saccharomyces cerevisiae DIF1 (YLR437C) and SML1 (YML058W); ancestral locus Anc_4.316), which encodes MDAQLEWASSLVPKRQLHQQQDQQQQDFHKEQLMTVGMRIRQRVDQGYASRTPGTSQASLQPGVIRDYSSVIVPQFTRSPLPTANSLPPMLINQRTMSTEASSLEKWDVAESTTEHETMVNGSKRRL
- the CAR2 gene encoding ornithine-oxo-acid transaminase (similar to Saccharomyces cerevisiae CAR2 (YLR438W); ancestral locus Anc_4.317), yielding MSEATLSSKQTIEWENKYSAHNYHPLPVVFHKAKGAHVWDPEGKQYLDFLSAYSAVNQGHCHPHIIKALTEQAQTLTLSSRAFHNDVYAQFAKFVTEFFGFETVLPMNTGAEAVETALKLARRWGYMKKNIPQDKAIILGAEGNFHGRTFGAISLSTDYEDSKLHFGPFVPNVASGHSVHKIRYGHAEDFVPILESPEGKNVAAIILEPIQGEAGIVVPPADYFPKVSALCRKHNVLLIIDEIQTGIGRTGELLCYDHYKVDCKPDIVLLGKALSGGVLPVSCVLSSHDIMSCFTPGSHGSTFGGNPLASRVAIAALEVIRDEKLCQRAAQLGGSFIAQLKALQAKSNGVISEVRGMGLLTAIVIDPSKANGKTAWDLCLLMKDHGLLAKPTHDHIIRLAPPLVISEEDLQTGVDTIAKCIGML